The sequence below is a genomic window from Tenacibaculum tangerinum.
GATACATCATGAGCTACAATACCTTCTTGTAGAGCCATAGGTACAGGCGGAATAAGCTTAAGCACATAAAAAAGATTAATTATAAGATAAATAGAAAAAATAAGTCCTAATAATTTTCCTAGATGTATTTCTGTGCGAGTGCTCGGACTTAACTTGTATATGATAATAATGAGTAACAGTGTGATACTTAAACTAACTAAACCAGAAAGGATAAATATGTTATTGTTCATATCTCGAAGGAATACTGGAATCATGAACGAAAAGAATGTTAGACTTATAAAAAAGTAGACACTGAATTGCAAATATTTGTTAGAAATACGTTCTTTTAGAAATTCATTGGCAAAAAGCAAAAAGATTAAAATAACAAAAAAGGAAGCAGTTCTAGATAGGGATACACTTCTAGAAAAATAAACAACATAAGCACTTGTTAGAGCACCAAAGAAAAATTGTATAGCAAACGGAAAATAGTCTTCAAACCGCTCTAAGAAAGTGCCTTTCCACTTACCGTCTTTAGACATATTAAATAAATAGAGCGTAATGGTTAAACTAATCATGTGTATGCATAAAACAGACAAATCATAAAGTCTATCGATTCGTGCAAGTGTAAGGGTATCAAAAGTAAAACCTCCTATAAAAAACAAGATCAAGGCTGCTTTTTGATGCCTTTCGATAAAATACCTTAATGGACTGTTCCTGTATTTTATTCTATATTTTGCGATTAATCTTTTCATAACTTATAATGCTAAGCCTAAGGCATAAAAGTTTGTGTATCGTTTGCTTTTTTTAACCTCATGAGTTATAATAATAAAGGACTAAAGATAGTAAAAGTAGTAGGTTTCGAATCACAAAAACTGAAAACAATAAAGTCTAGTACTTTTTATATAAAGATATGATTTATATTGTTTAAGACAGAAAGAAAGACAACAAATCATAATGAGTTAACTATACTTCTTTTGATCCTAAAAAAACTCGAACTTTGTTGAAGTTCGAGTTTTTAAATAAGTATATGAAAGTGTATTAATAATCTAACTTTTTTAAGTAGTCTAACTTCTCCTGCCAAAGGTCTAATTGATCTTTAAACTCTTGAATTCCTTTACGAACATTTTGTACAAAAGGGTTATCTTCTGTAGCATTTGAAATAAAACTCAAGTTGTTTTCTAGCTGTTGCATTTCACGTACAGTTTCATCTATTTTTTTTCTAATAAAAAACTGCTCACTATCTAACTTTCTATAATCTTCTTGTGTTAAATATGTATCTATAATACCTTTAAACTTTATCATTTCAATATCAATTTTACTCATATCTAATGTATCTAAATGAGTTTCAATTGCTTTGTTGAATTTTTCGTCTAAGTAACGTGCGTTCCTTGGTAACGATCCTAAATCTCTCCAGTCATTTACTATTTTTTGTACATCTTCTTCGTTTGAGATATCGGCTGTTTTTACTTGCTCTATAAAGTCTTTTTTAGCTTCTACAACTGCTAGTTGTTCTTTGTTTTCTTCATTTTTACGGTCATGCAACCTGTCAAAATAATGATTACAAGCATTTTTGAATCGTTTCCAAATATCATCAGAAAACTTCCTAGGTACATGTCCTATTTTTTTCCATTCTGCTTGAATACGCTTCATGGTATTGGTCGTTTCGCTCCAGTCTTCGCTATTTTTTATACTTTCAGCTAACTCTACCAATTCCATTTTCTTTTTTAAGTTCTCATTTTGAGCACTTTTTTCTTGTTTATAGAACGCATTTTTTGCTGCGTTAAACTTTTTTGTAGCTGTTTTAAATTCTTGCCACACAGCTTCACTTTTACTGTAAGGCAGCTTTCCTATGTCAAAGTATTTTTTACGTAGTTTTTCTATTTCTACAATACTTTTTTGCCAGTCGTTATGGGTTTTATTATTTGAAGTATCGTACGCATTTATTTCTGCAGCAACCGCTAATTTTGCCTCAATCATTTCTTGATGTTTCGACTTCAATTCTTTGTAGTGCTGATGACGCTTGTCGTGAATTTTTTTAGTTGCTTCACTGAATCTACCCCAAACATCTTCTCTATGTTCTCTTGATACAGGACCTATATCCTCTTTCCACATACGATGTAACTCTTGCAACTCTTTAAACGCAACATTAACATCTTCTATATCATTTAGGGCTTCGGCTCGCTCTATTAATCGTAATTTTTCCTCTAAGTTATGCTTAAAATCTAACTCTCTAAAATCTTTGTTTAAGTGTAGTAAATCGTAAAAACGTTCTACATGGTGATGATATGTTCTCCAAGTATCGTTATACTTTGTTTTTGGTACTGCCCCAACACTTTTCCAACGGTTTTGAATTTCTTGAAAATCATTATACATCGTTTTAGGGTCAGCATTTTCAATTAAAGACTTCAGCTCTTCAATTAAATTATTTCTTCGCTCTAAGTTTTCTTTTAATTGTTTTTCTAACTGAGAATAGTACGAATCTCTCTTATTTTTATACTCGCCTAGTAACTTGTTATATTCTGTTTTTACTGGACTAGAAAATTGAAAATCTATAGAATTTCCTCCATCAGCTAAAAATGCTTCTTTTTTTTGTGCTAACAGGGCGCCAAACTTAGAGTTAAATGCTGTTTTTATTACATCTATATTTGATTTCAGTTGTTGAATTGGATGGTTTTTTAATAGCTTTTTTAATTCATCTACCAATTCTTCCAACTCCATCGAATCGTAATCAAGCATAGGTATTTGATGTTTTTCATCTGCTTTTTCAGATTCGTTGGCTACCTCATTTTCTACCTCATTAACTGCGTTTTCGGTATCTTTATTTGATACTTTTTGTTCTTCTAATTTTGGCTTTTCTATCTTCTCTTCGTTATTTTCTAACATATCTACAATGTTTAAGTTCCTTTAATTGGGTTATAAAGATACGGATTATTAAACAATAGCAAATTTTATTTTACGTTTTAAATTTTTAGCTCTCGTTCCATATTTCCCATGCTTTTTCTGCTTGAAGTTCTAGCATTTCTAATCCATTTTTTACCATAGAACCTTGCTCTTTTCCTTTACGTAAAAATGTCGTTTCTGAGGGATTGTATATCAAATCATACAACAAGTGCTTTTCTGATAAAAACTTATAAGGTATACTTGGGTATTGCGCTGTATTTGGATACGTACCAAGGGGTGTACAATTAATAATAACAAAATACGATTCGATGAGTTCTTTATCAATATCTTGATAAGAAATTTGTTTTTTACCTTCGGGATTTCTAGATACGTATTTATATTTAATTCCTAAACTTTCAAACACATAGGCAACTGCTTTTGAGGCACCTCCTGTTCCTAAAATCAAGGCTCTTTTATGATGTTTTTTCAGCAAGGGTTTTAATGATTCTTGAAATCCATAAACATCTGTATTGTAGCCTTTCAGTCTCCCCTTTTTAGTGATTTTAATCGTATTCACTGCACCTACTTTTAAAGCTGTTTTATCTATTCTATCTAGAAAATTAAAAACCTCTAATTTGTAAGGAATGGTTACATTCATTCCTTTTAATTGTTTTTTATTCTCTTTTATTTTTTGGGAAAGTTCTTGTATAGATTGAATATCAAAATTGATATACTCATGATTATTTAAATTGAGTTTTTCAAACTTTTCAGTAAAATACCCTCTAGAAAACGAGTACGAAATATTCTTTCCTACCAAGGCATAGAGATGCTTATTTTCTTTTTTGGTCATAAAAATCAATAATTAATATTAATACAATTCCAATAATAATAAATCCTATTGAAATCCATGTTTCCTGACTGTTAAAATCGGGAATAAACCGCTGATAATTTTCAATGATTTTATTTCCTTTTTGATCGAGTAAAAATATACCGTCCTTTTTTTTATAAATGGTTTCTTTCCAGGGCCAAACAACTCCTAAAGATCCTGTGATAAAACCTATGATTAGTGCTGTTACTATTTGATGCCATCTTTTTAAAACATAACCTAACACATGTGAGATAGATACAAGTCCAAATGCTGAACCTGCTGTAAAAACTCCAATAATTTTTAGGTAACGGATTTTTACAGGGTCTTGTAATACTTCAAAATTACCTGATAACACATTGGTTATTACATTTCCTAACACGTTTACACTATCTACTAACAACAACACGTAATTGCCTAATAATATAAGAATAAATGAACCCGAAAGCCCTGGTAAAGTCATGCCAGAAACCCCAATTATTCCGCATAAAAAGACGAACCACAAGTTATCATTTTCAGTAGCGGGTGTCATGAAACTAATAGAAATTCCTACTGAGGCTCCTATGAGCAAAGCTATAATAGTTTTGGGTGTCCATTTACCAAAATCTTTTGATATATAGTAAATAGAACCTATGATCATTCCGAAGAACCATGACCAAACATATAATTGGTAGTTTTTAAGAAAGTAATCTAAAACCAAAGAAACACTAAAGTAGCTAAAAATACTACCGCCCATTACCCATACTAAAAATTGTAGGTTGGTATAATTAGCAAAACTCTTAAATCGTCCATTAAACAACAGCTTAAACGCTTTTCCGTTTATTCGTTGAAAAGTGTAAATAAGTTCTTCATAAAAACCCATTACAAAAGCTACCATACCACCAGAAACTCCTGGTACTTTGTTAGCTCCTCCCATAATCAATCCTTTAAAAAAAAGATTGATTTTTTCTGAAAGCGTACGGTCTTTATACATAGTTGTTTGATTAGAAAGCTAAGTTACTTATTTTCTAATGCTTTTTAACAGCTAATTTCTCAAGTAGCAAAATAAGTGCAAAACCAATAAGTGCTAGTAAAACTGCGTAAAGTATTTGTGGATCTCCTTCGTATGAAAATGGAGAGACCGATAATTCGTTAAACGGAACTTGCTCTCCGTGTGAATTTGTTCTGTAGGTTAACACCTTTTTCCACGGCCATATTTTATTGAGTGAGCCTATAATGAAACCTGTTAAAACAACGAGTGTATAGTTTTTGTAGTTTGCAAATAGGTATTTTAACACTCTCGAAAAAGACAGGAGTCCGACAACTGCTCCTAATCCAATAATTGCTATCGTTGTAAAGTCGCGGTTATTTACAGCAGCTAAAACGGGTTTGTAAGCCCCTAAAAGCACCAATATAAAAGACCCCGATATACCGGGTAAAATCATAGCACAAATGGCTATAGCTCCTGCTAAAAACAGGAATAAAGGCGAGGAATTTTCAGAAACTAATGGATTTAAAGTCGTAATATAATACGCTACAATTGCTCCTAAGAGCAATAAAATTACTGAAAAAACATTCCATTCAGTTACTTGTTTAGCAATATAAATAATACTTGCC
It includes:
- a CDS encoding shikimate dehydrogenase family protein, which gives rise to MTKKENKHLYALVGKNISYSFSRGYFTEKFEKLNLNNHEYINFDIQSIQELSQKIKENKKQLKGMNVTIPYKLEVFNFLDRIDKTALKVGAVNTIKITKKGRLKGYNTDVYGFQESLKPLLKKHHKRALILGTGGASKAVAYVFESLGIKYKYVSRNPEGKKQISYQDIDKELIESYFVIINCTPLGTYPNTAQYPSIPYKFLSEKHLLYDLIYNPSETTFLRKGKEQGSMVKNGLEMLELQAEKAWEIWNES
- a CDS encoding DUF2914 domain-containing protein, giving the protein MKRLIAKYRIKYRNSPLRYFIERHQKAALILFFIGGFTFDTLTLARIDRLYDLSVLCIHMISLTITLYLFNMSKDGKWKGTFLERFEDYFPFAIQFFFGALTSAYVVYFSRSVSLSRTASFFVILIFLLFANEFLKERISNKYLQFSVYFFISLTFFSFMIPVFLRDMNNNIFILSGLVSLSITLLLIIIIYKLSPSTRTEIHLGKLLGLIFSIYLIINLFYVLKLIPPVPMALQEGIVAHDVSVVDGNYEVTYEANDNYMFWKDYRSKFVFKPGERVYIFSSVFAPTALEKSIIHRWEWFNPKTDEWQHIEDINYEITGGRDDGFRGYSYKSNIIEGKWKVKVITIEELILGVIKFEIVVDANKEPKHLVKRKF
- a CDS encoding DUF349 domain-containing protein yields the protein MLENNEEKIEKPKLEEQKVSNKDTENAVNEVENEVANESEKADEKHQIPMLDYDSMELEELVDELKKLLKNHPIQQLKSNIDVIKTAFNSKFGALLAQKKEAFLADGGNSIDFQFSSPVKTEYNKLLGEYKNKRDSYYSQLEKQLKENLERRNNLIEELKSLIENADPKTMYNDFQEIQNRWKSVGAVPKTKYNDTWRTYHHHVERFYDLLHLNKDFRELDFKHNLEEKLRLIERAEALNDIEDVNVAFKELQELHRMWKEDIGPVSREHREDVWGRFSEATKKIHDKRHQHYKELKSKHQEMIEAKLAVAAEINAYDTSNNKTHNDWQKSIVEIEKLRKKYFDIGKLPYSKSEAVWQEFKTATKKFNAAKNAFYKQEKSAQNENLKKKMELVELAESIKNSEDWSETTNTMKRIQAEWKKIGHVPRKFSDDIWKRFKNACNHYFDRLHDRKNEENKEQLAVVEAKKDFIEQVKTADISNEEDVQKIVNDWRDLGSLPRNARYLDEKFNKAIETHLDTLDMSKIDIEMIKFKGIIDTYLTQEDYRKLDSEQFFIRKKIDETVREMQQLENNLSFISNATEDNPFVQNVRKGIQEFKDQLDLWQEKLDYLKKLDY
- a CDS encoding DUF368 domain-containing protein yields the protein MYKDRTLSEKINLFFKGLIMGGANKVPGVSGGMVAFVMGFYEELIYTFQRINGKAFKLLFNGRFKSFANYTNLQFLVWVMGGSIFSYFSVSLVLDYFLKNYQLYVWSWFFGMIIGSIYYISKDFGKWTPKTIIALLIGASVGISISFMTPATENDNLWFVFLCGIIGVSGMTLPGLSGSFILILLGNYVLLLVDSVNVLGNVITNVLSGNFEVLQDPVKIRYLKIIGVFTAGSAFGLVSISHVLGYVLKRWHQIVTALIIGFITGSLGVVWPWKETIYKKKDGIFLLDQKGNKIIENYQRFIPDFNSQETWISIGFIIIGIVLILIIDFYDQKRK
- a CDS encoding DUF368 domain-containing protein; the protein is MNNTKKNYLVIMLKGMAMGAADVVPGVSGGTIAFISGIYEELLNSISAINIGLLKTIKDQGFKAAWKQVNGNFLAALFVGIFISIVSLAKMISWLLEHHPILVWSFFFGLVLASIIYIAKQVTEWNVFSVILLLLGAIVAYYITTLNPLVSENSSPLFLFLAGAIAICAMILPGISGSFILVLLGAYKPVLAAVNNRDFTTIAIIGLGAVVGLLSFSRVLKYLFANYKNYTLVVLTGFIIGSLNKIWPWKKVLTYRTNSHGEQVPFNELSVSPFSYEGDPQILYAVLLALIGFALILLLEKLAVKKH